The following are from one region of the Bacteroidota bacterium genome:
- the tsaB gene encoding tRNA (adenosine(37)-N6)-threonylcarbamoyltransferase complex dimerization subunit type 1 TsaB, whose product MALILNIETSTNVCSIALAKAGEVVSYKESSEDKSHASSITVFVEEVFRDTNFELTQIEAVAVSKGPGSYTGLRIGVSTAKGIAYAIEKPLISVSTLQSLALGLSEKFVSEKSQSIPTLFCPMIDARRMEVYTAIFDHQNILKKEISAEIITEDSFADFLANNKLIFFGNGAKKCKTIIKHPNAVFIDNIDTSATKMSKISEQIFQNKIFEDLAYFEPFYLKDFVATIPRKNIFK is encoded by the coding sequence TTGGCACTAATATTAAACATAGAAACCTCTACAAATGTATGCTCGATAGCTCTGGCTAAAGCTGGAGAAGTAGTTTCCTACAAAGAAAGCAGCGAAGACAAATCTCATGCTTCTTCTATTACTGTTTTTGTTGAAGAAGTTTTTCGAGATACAAATTTTGAATTAACCCAAATTGAGGCTGTTGCAGTGAGCAAAGGTCCGGGTTCATATACAGGACTAAGAATTGGTGTTTCTACAGCTAAAGGAATTGCTTATGCGATAGAAAAACCATTAATCAGCGTTTCAACTTTGCAATCTTTGGCACTCGGATTGTCAGAAAAATTTGTTTCGGAAAAATCTCAGAGTATTCCAACACTTTTTTGCCCAATGATAGATGCCAGAAGAATGGAAGTTTATACCGCAATTTTCGATCATCAAAATATTCTGAAAAAGGAAATTTCCGCAGAAATAATCACCGAAGACTCATTCGCCGATTTTCTTGCGAACAACAAATTGATTTTTTTTGGAAACGGAGCCAAAAAATGCAAAACAATCATAAAGCACCCAAATGCCGTTTTTATTGACAATATTGACACAAGTGCTACAAAAATGAGCAAAATATCTGAGCAAATATTTCAAAATAAAATCTTTGAAGATCTGGCTTATTTCGAACCATTTTATCTGAAAGATTTTGTTGCAACTATTCCAAGAAAAAACATCTTCAAATAA